The segment ATGCACAACAGaaggataaaataaaaattttaattaatcatgcgatgaaaataaaattaattttagattaattaatgCAAGATTTGATCTCAAATCAATCTCAGATTTCTTATAGTTGttaagattaagattaaaaagaaaaaaagatcgaATCTTCACCTTTGCATGGGTAGCTCTTCATCACAAtctaatgatcatggatgtcttcatgGTTCTTTTGaagccacataaatatctgatctctacagatatccacatgaggTCATCATTTGATTAGAGTATCTGATCTCATgagggtgctagcttccttgtagAGATCCTCTTTGATGatagattttctttttctctttgctaAAAATCATTCTCAAGGATTTTAACTTTTTCTCTCAATAGGTTATGCTCCATACATGAATAGATCAGGAACCTTTCTTGAtcctttcttgattttcttctcaaaaaaatccAGCACCTTTTTTTTCTTGCCATTTTCCTTCATGCCAAAAACTTTTCTTGGCCTAAAACCCTACTTTAGAAACTTGggctgtccaactcttggacatgaaAGATTTTGGACGTGAAACCCCATTCACATTAATCCTCTTGACCCCCAAACACAAGAGAGGTGTGAGCCCCCTTTTATGGCATGAGAAAGCATGAACCACCCAAACCTTTTGGGTGTACACTCAAGAGGCGTGAGGTTATGGGGTGTATTCTTTCTTACACATGAACTTCAATGTGAAAACCATTTTCACATCAACCTCAATTGGCGTGGAGATAGAGTGCAAGAAAGTAGGGAGGCATGAGGAAGAAAGAGTGCATGAGGTTATTCCATGCACACCCTTGGGGCATCCAAGATATATGGCATGGAAGGAATTTCAAAAAATGTGGACTCCTTTTTTATGTCAAAAGCTGGTTTCCAAATGGCACACTTGAATCCTTCTCCACATAGAACTTTTCACATGGATCTCTTCTCACTAGGGTGCCCAGAGTCCAACTCCTTAGGGACTTTCCATGGGGGCAAGAGGAAAGTCACATAAGAATACTTGGGCATGAGAATAAGTGGTTCCATCTCTCTTGAAAAGAGTCTTTCTACTTGTTAATCACCTCTATGGATAGAGTTCCAAGTTGCTTGGACTTTGACCAAATCaaaattcttatctcataaggagtaggtttggatcaaatcaaaattcttattTCATAAGAAGTTCAATTGCTATTGGATTTGATTATGTCAACTCTTTGAtatgtcaaattaaatctaactatCTGATTAGATACAAGCTCTTTGTATGTGACCTATAGGTCttattctgtttgatagtgagatattgtgatctccaccaataatatcattaaaacttctttcaatggattggaataattttaattcatccaatgagaattattgaccattaaaataatttttatgagtctcacaatccaccaataatGTCTAGTAATATGTAGTGACATTCCAGCAGAATAGAATAAATAAACCTCTAAGTGCAGTTACCATATGATTTAGTCCATTTATCGCGAGTCTCAACAAGATGTAGGTTATGAATTTCTCATCAAATTCTATTATCTGTCATATGTCAAATTTATTCGATTTGAGTTCTAAATGTGAAaactatggaaactcttttctaaatTTATTCGACTAGAGTTTTTGATGTGAAaattataaaaactcttttctattatacaCATTGTCCTGGTTAAGATCTTTTGAACTTGatctcataaattatatagaaCTAACTTTCTTATCTATCGAGGCCGATACATTCTATATAGGTGCGCATCCTATTTctacaataaatttattacagCCAATATACACTGCAAGaatccatatggctagggactaattgtatgtacagtcaaactacagcaaccccatTATGAATGGTCGAGGCACCGTACAGTCATACTACTGCAACATCGAgtaaatcactaacgagtgagtagacatccaagtactTTTCATATTGGTCATGCCTAATActcttgttctctaacaaccatttgcATTCTTACCGTTCTCATACTGTAGATTTGAGATTCGTCTATCCTAAAACAGAAGTAATCCATGCACGTATCTATcgagatcaatcatcatctccgagatgatctattgatcgtgaatatttaagaattaatcactaatgatacatgactcaaatttttaatttttgaaaatatatgtcataattttattaattttttgaatgatttatggatacatacacaatatgaatgaaataaataatctaatttcataaatatcaaatataaaattatatcctagaataaaTATATGTATCCACCTGATTAGCTTCTAAGGCCTATATCTAACACTgacatcttcatcaaatctcatctTCCTCATAGGTTCAATGATCTTGTGTCCAAACTCAAGTTGATGTCAACTTCACCACCTTGAGTTTGATGGGGGCGTGTTAGCATAATATCCCATCAAGTTTAGAATGCTAACatgttatctcaataaatttggaATGCTAGCATTATATTTCAGCAAGTTTGGAATATTAGAATAATATCCCAGCAAATTTGTAATGCTAGTATGATATCTCATGATATCTCAACAAGTTTAGGATGCTAGCATGATATCTCAGTAAGTTTGGAATGCTAGAATAATATTCCAGTAAATTTTAAATGCTAGTATGATATCCCATAATATCTCATCAAGTTTAGAATGCTAGACTAGAAATTAGTCAACACAATAATCTTATAGCCTTGATAATATTGTCTCTTacttgtatgtatgtatatgtatatatatgtgtgtgtgtgtatatatatatgtatatgtttgtatgtatgtatgtatatatatgtatgtatgtatgtatgtatgtatgtgtgtgtgtgtgtgtattatcaGTACAAGAGTACAAAATGACATAttcttttctctcaatttttctttataatttataatttttaataagatATCTTTGAAAACTATTGACTGTGTGACTCTATGAAAAATCATTTGGGATTGAAGTTCAATGCTAGAAGTCTAGATCTTTTATTGGGAGAATGGATGGCTATCCATAACAAGATTATAAACATCACATCTTTCAGCCCTAGCATCATTGTCTCTTCAGAATCTAAAAGAGCTGCAAAGAAGCAATATATTGCAGCAATAAGATTCTCATAATTTATagatataattaaataataaaataaagaataaatcttAGAAATACTAGCTTTAGAGTTATATTTAGCTCCTACAATAACAAACCAAATTGGATCCTGATTAGAGTACTCATATAATTTTCAGATCAATGACGTATCACTCTTATCAAACACAAATCATATCTAATATATGTAGCTTTGATCGACTCCACACTCTAATTTgcaatatatgtacatatactaggtaatatatatatatatatatatatatatatatatatatatatatatatatatatatatatatacacttttaacgtaaggagagaaaaataacaTAGGAGTACAGAGCCACACAAGGGCCATATTTGTTTGGCATGTTTTTCATTAGTTTTTCATGTCACAAGAGATTAATTAGAATGAAGCATATAATAGAAGGGAGTGTCAAGAAAAAAAAGTTAATCCTTTAAACAACATAAAAATGATGATATTGGTGCGCTGGTTCCACATGCATAACATATATTCCACGATTGATAAATATCTTCTCAATTAAACCAAAAAGGCAGGATTCAAATCTGTGAAAACAGAAGACAATAGATGGTAAATTTTACCAACCTCTAAGACATTGTGATCTATTGCCAAGAATAATGCATAAagcttcttaccaaaaaaaagaaaaaatcataaagccTGCTGCTTGTCCATCCCATTAGGCAACCCTCATCGCCtaaccctttttctttttcttttggttaCAATCGCATAACCCCTTCGATAAGCAGGATTAATAATAAAAACATCTTCGACCGTATAAGTAGTACAAGTCTGCAACTTCTTCCAATCTACCATGCTTTAAGCGATATGAGAAGATTTTCTGTTCTAGCCGAAGGAAATAAACATCCACATCTGGATGAAATTCCAAGATACGAATATTTTGTGTCAGGGATATTAATCCAATGCTTCAACACACATTCCTCCTGACGGTAGTCCATAAGCATCCAGACCTTTATCTCATCTTTGCTTTGCAACATATAATGCAAATAACCCCCGAGTGTTTCAGACATTCTATCCCATCAGATTCAGGCAGCTCAATTCTGCGGCAAATCTTTCCCTCTGGATCAACTCCTAAGACTTGGTTCGGACCATTTGTAACATGGAAAATTCAAGTAGCTTGTGGTTCGTGATAGATCTTGCGGCGGAAGTTGAAGCAGAGGACATGATAGTGATGGGAGATGCGAGGATCGACGCCCAAAGCTAGGTATCGGTAGCCGTGTCTATCATTTGCTTTAGGAACAACGACCCACTCTCTAGTGGCGGGATTGCAGACATAGAAGGATTGAGCCATAACGCCTAAAGGCGTTAGAGACAAAGGACAGCTTCGTGCAACCCACGAGCGGCAGAGGAGCAGCCCATTGCTGGAGCTGATGACCTCCATATTGCATATGTTGGGCAAGAAACTGAGGGCGGTATCGATGGCAAGATCGTCGTCATTGTTTGAGAGGCGCCGCGTCTCCATCGGGGACATTGAAGAAGAGGCCAGATGCAGCACGAAGGAACTTGCGAAGGAACTTGCTGTGATAGCAGGGATCAGAGGAAAGGGCGTACCAGGATTTGGAGACCCATTGGAACCGGAGAAAGGACTTAGTCGGCAGGCGAGAAAGGATCTCGGCCACAAGATCGTCCGTCAGTTTGGCAACACAGCGAACCATCTCGTTATAGGGGAGAGACGAAacttcttccttcctctcttccaatAGAGCTTGGATTTGGATTCAAGGAAAGAAGGGCTATTAATTTGTTTATCAGGATGGCGACCCTTCCAAGGCTCTCACCCTTCTAAGGCTCTCTAAAAGGCTGCGTTTGGAAGGACAGGTATCGAAGAATTCACCTTTCTTCGGGCATCTATATTCCAAGGCGAGCGACCGGTGTTTTTCGGCGTCTACAATCCTTCAACGGTGGTTCAGCacgttgattttttttaaaaaatatctattttattatctttaagtAAATATACCCACATAGACCGCAACCTAATCCCTTACGCTATTCGCCTACGTACAAATAGGGAtcctctaaaaaaaaataatattgcaGCCAAATATCGGCAATCCTGCAGTATGACTGTTGCCGAGTCCCCCTCTAATAGGATATATGAAAAGCATCTAAAATTTGAACTGCGTATTTTAATCCTTCCCAAACAGGTGCATCGAGTTCATGGATGGCGTCTGTTACACAACAGAAATTTATCTACGAGTTCACCGGGCAGGGATCCATAGGATTTTGGGCGGATACGAGAACTAAACTAAATCTGATCGGGTAATTTTGATTCCAGTCTTAGCATGTATTGATTTGTTTGGAACTCTCATTTTCCAAAACTTGAGAGgattggataatcaaatctagctataactgaaacagtttttaaagttaaaattctttacATATGTATCACTCATCAATGACTCCGAAATTTATGTTAGTTTTAATTTCGTAAAGAATTTCGAATTCTTTGGTTTGTTCATCATAAATGTCATCCGTTgactttaaaaatctaattatttgaGCATTGAATAAGATAAATATGTGGATATCAACTGGTCTAAAAAGTAAAGTTATTTGGTTCACTTACTAAAGACAATGGAAGTCATTTTGATGCGAGTTCCACGTAAATCATCTTAAAATTTATGATATCAATAAATTAGTTgtgtgagaaaattttttttctttggatagaaaaagaaattgaaatgGGATCGGATACAGTTTTACAAATGAAGTATCATTATATCCATATccgtatttattttatttgagaaatataaatatgaatatgaatattgatcagatataaaaatttatatgtatttttattttaaatatttatgtatACTAATCGGATACTAGAattatagatttaaatataaatataagttggataactaaaCTTAATTTACAAtcataaaatcaaagatattactaggtGGTTATTAAATCAAACTAATGGTATGTTAATGtgcttatatatttttcttaaaagttcATAAGTACTGTTGTAGATCTCTACCTCGGCCTCTGTAAATTTTGTCCCCAATGATACCAAGACACGAAAGACCAAACTTCGACGAGCATGGGATACTTCTAATCGGCTTAGAGGCATAAGACGGATGACTTGACACTGATACGGAGAATATGGATGGCAGCTCGAACTTCGGCTATGGCCAAGGTGTTTACCTTGTCTTGGGCCGAAATACTTTCAGATCGACCTGAGCCGACCTTTGCTTGTGATGAGCAGTAGGCTCCATTGATAAAATCCATCTCACTTTCGATTTTGAAAAGTccagataaagaaaaatatttttacgatCAGATTATGCCCCAAAAAGAAAAAACTCTCACTAGCCTAATCTACACATAATAATCGGAGATCGGCCAAAACTCTATGGCATATATGACTCCAACTTTCCTTAGAGGGGCGTGGGGACCCCCAAGGTAAGCTTTGAActcctattcttttcttttcgttATTCTCTATCTCATAATTTAAGTGTCAGAGGATCCTCATCGGATAGGATTTTTTTATAGGTTTTTAAGTTGAAGCTCGGGCAGCATCTCCAGTGCACTGTCACCTCATCCGTCTGACCTCAGATGTAGGAGCTGGatgtaataaatattatataaaattaaatattaaaatcatCTTTgtggaatcaaatcaaatcaaatccatagatggatcgaAAAGGTTGTTTCATTTTGAGAACCTATGTTACTCTTATCCGACGCTTAATAAGTTAATCCTAaaatgatggaatcaagtacCATTATTAATGGATCCGATCACTATTATCAAAAAGTTCAAGCACGTCAAATCATCATTAAGAAAGTGGAGCAAAGGCACAATGGATAACCTTTTGAAGACTAAAAAGGAGATATGTCTAAAGATAGACCTTTTGGATATGGTAGAAGAAAATGATGAATTGTCACTAAAGGAAAGGCAGCGTCgttacaaaatcaaagatcagTTTCATacttttatagagagagaaaaatatgtgGCGGGAAAGATCAAGATGTTAGTGGTTAAAGGACGGTGATCAGAATACTTGATTCTTTCATGCATGTGCAAGCAATAGGAGATAAAAAAGTCAGATTTTCAAAGTTCAGCATGACATAGAGGGAACTAGCATCAATCAAGAAGAAATATATGAGATCTACTcctatttcagatctatattgGGATCAAAAGTGAATAAGGTCATTGATGCGGATTGGGATCACCTATACGATGAACCCATGACAAACTTATCTATACGAAATACTTCTTTTACCGTGGATGAATTTAAGAAAGCTATGTTTAATCTTGCTGGAAACAAATCCTCGGGTAAGGATGGCTTTCCCAActctttttatcaaaaatattgggACGTAATTAAGTCTGATTTGATGTGAGTTTTTGAGGCTTTTAATAACTCTTTAGTAGACCTTTTCATGCTTAACTATACACCAACATAGAAAGGTACATAAGCTATCTTTTAAAGAGAACCAAATAATATCTTTTTAATCATTACAATTGATATATTCAGATCTCACTAGAAGAATTGTGCTCCATCTTTCACTTATTTGAGGTATGTAGctatctttatggatgatttctcTAGATATACTTAGATTcattttattaaagaaaaatgaaagtatTCGAGAAATTCTACCACTTTAAAAATCTAGATGAaaatgtctttaaattaaaaattggttgcttAATAAGTAATGGAAGTGGTGAATATATTTTAAAGAAATTCTCTAACCATCTAATTAGCTATGACATACAATACTCCTGAACAGAATGAGAGAGAAAAAACAAGCGTCTAATTGAGTCCTTTTATATATTATTCATGTAAAGAATGTGAAGCATGAACTATTGTACCGTGTAAACAATAATATACATTCTTAATAGGATATCTTTGAGAACTATTGTACCGTGTGACTcccattaaaaaattatttgggaTTGAAGTATAGGTCTTTTATTGTAAGAATGGATGGTTGCCTATAACGGGATATAAACACAACAGCTTTCAACCCTAGCACCACTGTGTCTGCAGAATCTAAAGAGCGGTGTTGCAACCGATGAGCTGCAAAGATGCAATATATTGCAGCAATAATATTTCAATAATTTATAGATATAACTAAACAATGAAATAAGGAATAAATCCTAGAAATACTAGCTTTAGAGCTATATTTAGTTTCTACAATAACAAACCAAATTGGATCCTGATTAGAGTACTCATAGGGTTTCCAGATCAATGATGTAGCGCTCTTATCAAACGCAAATCATATCTAATATATGTCGGTTTTATTGACTCCACATATATGTACATGTGCTAGGTAATATATACTTTGAAcgtaaggagagaaaaataacaTAGGAGCAAGGAGCAAGAGCCACACAAAGGCAATATTTGTTTGGCATGTTTTCATTAGCTTTTCATGTCACAAGAGATTAATTAGAATGAGGCATATAATAGAATgtgccaagaaaaaaaaaaaaaatcctttaagACAAAATAAACATGATGATCTCGGTGATCTGATTCcaaatatataacatatattccaCGGTTGACAAATATCTTCACAATTAAACCATAAAGGCAGGATTCAAATCTGTGAAAACAGAAGGCAATAGATGGTAAATTTTACAAACCTCTAAGATATTATGATCTATTGCCAAGAATAATGCAAagcttcttaccaaaaaaaaatcataaagccTGCCGCTCGTTCATCCCATTAGGCATCCTCATCGccaaacccttttttttttttcattttttcggtTACAATCGCCAAACCCCTTCGATAAAGAAGGTGAATAAACAAAACATCTTAGACCGAACCTCTTCGATAAGCAAGGTGAATAAACAAAACGTCTTGGACCGTATACGTAGTACAAGGCTCCAACTTGTTCCAATCCACCTTGCTTTATGTGATATGAGAAGATTTTGTGTTCTAGTCGAAGGAAGAAAACATCCACATCTGGATCAAATTCCAAGATACGAATATTTTTTGTTTCAGGGATCCCATGTTTTTGTAACATAGCTCCGATATTAATCCAATGCTTCAACACCCATTCCTCTTGACGGTAGTCCGTTAGCATCCAGACCTTTATCTCATCTTTGCTTTGCAGCATATAATGCAAATAACCCCCCGAGTGTCTCAGACATTCTATCCCATCAGATTCAGGCAGCTCAATTCTGTGGCAAAACTTTCCTTCTAGGTCAATTCCTAAGACTTGGTTCAGACCATATGTAACATGGAAAATTCCATTGAAGAAAGTAGCTTGTGGTTCATGATACTTCTTAGCGTCGGAGACTTCGCTCACGACCCACTCGTTTGTCTGACTCGAGAACATCATAAACCTAAGGATCTTGTGGAAGTCGAAGCAGAGGACATGATAGTGATTGGAGATACAAGGATCGAAGCCCAAAGCGAGGTATTGGTAGCCGTATCTATCATTTGCTTCTGGAACAACGACCCACTCTCTAGTGGCGGGATTGCAGACATAGAGGGATTGATCCTCAACGCCGTAAGGGTTTAGAGACATGGAACAGCTTCGTGCAACCCACGACCGGCAGAGGAGCAGCCCATTGCAGGAGCTGATTACCTCCATATTGCATAAGTTGGGCAAGAAATTGAGTGCGGTATTGATGGCAAGATCGTCGTTATTGTTTGAGAGGCTAATATATTGGATACCTCTCCTCGCCCGGTAAATGGGCGCCGCGCCTCCATCGGGGACACTGAAGAAGAGGCCAGATGCAGCACGACGGAACTTGCTGTGATAGTAGGGATCAGAGGAAAGGGCGTACCAGGATTTGGAGACGCACTGGAACCGGAGAAAGGACTTGATCGGCAGGCGAAAAAGGATCTCGGCCACAAGATCGTCCGTCAGTTTGTCAACACAGCGAACCATCTTGTTGTAGGGGAGAGACGAGacttcttccttcctctcttccgaTAGGGCTTGGATCGATCCTCCTAAAAAATATCGTATTGCAGCCAAATATCAGCAATCCTATAGCATTACTGCTGCTGAGCCCCCCTCTCTAATACGATCTATGAAAAACATCTAAAATTTGAACGGCATATTTTAATCCTTGCCAAACAGGTGTATCGACTTCATCGAAGGCGTCTGTTACACAACAGAAATTTATCTTTCAGTCACCGGGTAGGGATCCATACGATTCTGGGCGGATACGAGAACTAAACTAAATCTGATCGGGAAATTTTGATTCCAATCTTAGCATATATTGATTTGTTTGGAACTCTCATTTTCCAAAACTTGAGAGaattggataatcaaatctagatATAACTGAAACagtttttaaagttaaaattctttacgcatatatcacttatcaatgaCTCCGTAATTTTTGTTAGTTttaatttcatataaaatttcgAATTCTCTGTTTTTTTCGTCATAAATGTCattgattttaaaaatctaatcaaGTTGAGAATTGAATGGGAAAAATATGGGGGGAGGGGGGGTgtgtagaaaaagaaattgaagcCGGATAGGATATGGATCAAATTTCATTATGTCCTTATCCATATTTGTTTCATTTGAcggatataaatatgaatatagatattgatctgatacaaaaatttatatccatatttattttaaataaatataagttggataattaaattttataatcatagaatcaaaaatattactaggTGGATAGTAAATCAAACTAATGATATGTTAATGTgcttatattttttcattaaaaatttatgagcgctatattaaataagattataaatagatTCAGATGTATAGAGATAGATCGGGTGGctatctatccatatccatatatatatatttttttatgaatatgaatatggagatgctcaaatttctatctatatATAGATTCGGATACTAAAGTGATGGATATTATCCAATCCACT is part of the Elaeis guineensis isolate ETL-2024a chromosome 15, EG11, whole genome shotgun sequence genome and harbors:
- the LOC105057991 gene encoding F-box protein At5g49610-like; the protein is MVRCVDKLTDDLVAEILFRLPIKSFLRFQCVSKSWYALSSDPYYHSKFRRAASGLFFSVPDGGAAPIYRARRGIQYISLSNNNDDLAINTALNFLPNLCNMEVISSCNGLLLCRSWVARSCSMSLNPYGVEDQSLYVCNPATREWVVVPEANDRYGYQYLALGFDPCISNHYHVLCFDFHKILRFMMFSSQTNEWVVSEVSDAKKYHEPQATFFNGIFHVTYGLNQVLGIDLEGKFCHRIELPESDGIECLRHSGGYLHYMLQSKDEIKVWMLTDYRQEEWVLKHWINIGAMLQKHGIPETKNIRILEFDPDVDVFFLRLEHKIFSYHIKQGGLEQVGALYYVYGPRRFVYSPCLSKRFGLRCFVYSPSLSKGFGDYLNPAFMV